In a single window of the Callithrix jacchus isolate 240 chromosome 1, calJac240_pri, whole genome shotgun sequence genome:
- the LOC100391517 gene encoding actin-like protein 7A, with product MWAPPAALIRDGPAKTVGNQAAGQTQALQTASLRDGPVKQAVWVGHGSEPQEPTESKAATERPKKVVTKAVVVDLGTGYCKCGFAGLPRPTHEISTTVGKPYMETAMTGDNRKETFVGQELNNTNVNLKLVNPLRHGIIVDWDTVQDIWEYLFRQEMKIAPEEHAVLVSDPPLSPHTNREKYAEMLFEAFNTPAMHIAYQSRLSMYSYGRTSGLVVEVGHGVSCVVPIYEGYPLPSITGRLDYAGSDLTAYLLGLLNSAGNEFTQDQIGIVEDIKKKCCFVALDPTEEKKVPLSEHTMHYMLPDGKEIHLGQERFLCSEMFFKPYLIKSMQLGLHTQTVSCLNKCDVALKRDLMGNILLCGGSTMLSGFPNRLQKELSSMCPNDSPQVNVLPERDSAVWTGGSILASLQGFQPLWVRRFEYEEHGPFFLYRRCF from the coding sequence ATGTGGGCTCCACCGGCAGCACTCATACGGGATGGGCCTGCCAAGACGGTCGGTAACCAGGCCGCCGGGCAGACACAGGCCCTCCAGACTGCCTCCTTAAGGGATGGCCCGGTGAAGCAGGCCGTGTGGGTTGGCCATGGTTCAGAGCCACAAGAACCTACTGAATCAAAGGCAGCCACAGAGAGGCCCAAGAAGGTGGTGACCAAAGCAGTGGTTGTGGACCTGGGCACTGGCTATTGTAAATGTGGCTTTGCCGGACTGCCAAGACCCACCCACGAGATCTCCACAACAGTGGGCAAGCCCTACATGGAGACCGCTATGACTGGGGATAATCGCAAGGAGACATTCGTGGGGCAGGAACTCAACAACACAAATGTTAATCTCAAGCTAGTTAATCCTCTGCGACATGGCATCATCGTGGACTGGGATACAGTGCAGGATATCTGGGAATATCTCTTCCGACAAGAGATGAAGATTGCCCCGGAGGAGCATGCAGTCTTGGTTTCAGACCCACCGCTGAGCCCACACACCAACAGAGAAAAGTACGCAGAAATGCTGTTTGAAGCCTTCAACACCCCTGCAATGCACATTGCCTATCAGTCCCGCCTGTCCATGTACTCCTATGGAAGAACCTCCGGCCTAGTGGTGGAGGTTGGCCATGGTGTGTCCTGTGTGGTCCCCATCTATGAGGGTTACCCTTTGCCCAGCATCACCGGAAGACTAGACTACGCGGGCTCTGACCTGACAGCCTACCTGCTGGGCCTGCTGAACAGTGCAGGGAATGAATTCACCCAGGACCAGATAGGCATCGTGGAGGACATCAAGAAGAAATGCTGCTTTGTGGCCCTGGATCCCACTGAAGAGAAGAAAGTCCCTCTCAGTGAGCATACGATGCACTACATGCTACCGGATGGAAAGGAGATTCACCTGGGCCAGGAAAGGTTCCTCTGCTCAGAGATGTTCTTCAAGCCGTATCTCATCAAGTCCATGCAGCTGGGCCTCCACACCCAGACTGTGTCCTGCCTTAACAAGTGTGACGTCGCCCTCAAACGGGACCTTATGGGGAACATCCTGCTCTGTGGGGGCAGCACAATGCTCAGTGGCTTCCCTAACCGCCTGCAGAAGGAGCTAAGCAGCATGTGTCCCAATGACAGCCCACAGGTAAATGTGTTGCCTGAGAGAGACAGTGCCGTGTGGACTGGTGGCTCCATCCTGGCCTCACTTCAGGGTTTCCAACCACTGTGGGTCCGCCGCTTTGAGTACGAGGAACATGGGCCTTTCTTCCTCTACAGAAGGTGCTTCTGA
- the PGAP4 gene encoding GPI-N-acetylgalactosamine transferase PGAP4: MNTSTSRAAMLLRRLRRLSWGSTAVQLFILTVVTFGLLAPLACHRLLHSYFYLRHWHLNQMSQEFLQQSLKEGEAALHYFEELPSANGSVPIVWQATPRPWLVITIITVDRQPGFHYVLQVVSQFHRLLQQCGPQCEGHQLFLCNVERSVSHLDAKLLSKYVPVANRYEGTEDDYGDDPSTNSFEKEKQDYVYCLESSLQTYNPDYVLMVEDDAVPEEQIFPVLEHLLRARFSEPHLRDALYLKLYHPERLQHYINPEPMRILEWVGVGMLLGPLLTWIYMRFASRPGFSWPVVLFFSLYSMGLVELVGRHYFLELRRLSPSLYSVVPASQCCTPAMLFPAPAARRTLTYLSQVYCHKGFGKDMALYSLLRAKGERAYVVEPNLVKHIGLFSSLRYNFHPSLL; the protein is encoded by the coding sequence ATGAACACTTCAACCTCTCGAGCTGCCATGCTCCTCCGGAGGCTGCGGCGACTCTCCTGGGGCAGCACCGCTGTCCAGCTCTTCATCCTAACGGTGGTGACATTTGGCCTGCTGGCCCCCCTGGCCTGTCACCGACTTCTACACTCTTACTTCTATCTGCGCCATTGGCATCTGAACCAAATGAGCCAAGAGTTCCTTCAGCAAAGCTTGAAAGAGGGCGAAGCTGCCCTCCACTATTTTGAGGAGCTTCCCTCTGCCAATGGCTCCGTGCCCATTGTCTGGCAGGCCACCCCCCGGCCCTGGCTGGtgatcaccatcatcactgtggACAGGCAGCCTGGCTTCCACTATGTCTTGCAGGTGGTGTCCCAGTTCCACCGGCTTCTTCAGCAATGTGGTCCCCAGTGTGAGGGGCACCAGCTCTTCCTGTGCAACGTGGAGCGTAGTGTGAGCCATTTGGATGCCAAGTTGCTCTCCAAGTATGTCCCTGTGGCCAATCGCTATGAGGGCACTGAGGATGATTATGGTGATGACCCTTCGACCAACTCATTTGAGAAAGAGAAGCAGGACTACGTCTATTGCCTGGAGTCATCCCTGCAGACCTACAACCCAGACTATGTCCTGATGGTAGAAGACGATGCTGTTCCGGAAGAGCAGATCTTCCCAGTCTTGGAGCACCTTCTGCGGGCTCGCTTCTCTGAGCCACATCTCAGAGATGCCCTTTATCTGAAGCTCTATCACCCCGAGAGGCTCCAGCACTACATCAACCCAGAGCCCATGCGGATCCTGGAGTGGGTTGGTGTGGGCATGTTGCTGGGGCCCTTACTAACCTGGATATACATGAGGTTTGCCAGCCGCCCAGGGTTTAGCTGGCCTGTAGTGCTCTTCTTCTCCCTGTATAGCATGGGTCTGGTGGAGCTGGTGGGTCGGCACTATTTCCTGGAACTGCGGCGGCTGAGTCCTTCCCTGTACAGCGTGGTTCCTGCCTCTCAGTGTTGCACCCCAGCCATGCTCTTCCCTGCCCCTGCGGCCCGCCGGACCCTCACCTACCTGTCCCAAGTATACTGCCACAAGGGTTTTGGCAAGGACATGGCACTGTACTCGCTGTTGAGGGCCAAGGGAGAGAGGGCCTATGTAGTGGAGCCGAACCTCGTGAAACACATCGGGCTCTTCTCCAGTCTCCGGTACAACTTTCATCCCAGTCTCCTCTAG